A single genomic interval of Prionailurus viverrinus isolate Anna chromosome A2, UM_Priviv_1.0, whole genome shotgun sequence harbors:
- the HSH2D gene encoding hematopoietic SH2 domain-containing protein isoform X1 — protein sequence MNEAGKLPPPLPPRLDWFVQTQVGQLAQGGVPAWFHGAISREDAESLLESQPLGSFLIRVSHSHVGYTLSYKAQSCCRHFMVKLLDDGSFMIPGEERVHASLHALVTFHQQRPIRPHGDLLTQPCGQKDPENVDYEDLFLYSNALTEEVTSPTHGPSKHQNPSSCSTVAPEETSGRPILLHRPKGRRPSAKTSRDPKEEATSSCPPKAPLEEACQKLWRNFRMLPEMGKRVQQQLKPHSAPVNLSSLWNAGPPALAHSSGARPGDTHWEDDVSTARFAATSLTSPAQSQDLRDGGDPSGKASRLASGSKVTPRVRSWHRVVMRALSSKASKPETEGLPEAQRDWLPEEYLTPPPFAPGYC from the exons ATGAACGAAGCCGGAAAGCTGCCCCCGCCATTGCCCCCACGACTGGACTGGTTCGTGCAGACACAGGTGGGCCAGCTGGCCCAAGGAGGGGTCCCTGCATGGTTCCATGGTGCCATCTCAAGAGA GGATGCCGAGAGTTTGCTGGAGTCACAGCCGCTGGGATCTTTTCTCATCAGGGTCAGTCACAGCCACGTGGGCTACACTCTGTCCTACAA AGCCCAAAGCTGCTGCCGCCACTTCATGGTGAAGCTGTTGGACGATGGGAGCTTCATGAtccctggggaggagagggtcCATGCCTCGCTGCACGCCCTGGTCACCTTCCACCAGCAGCGGCCTATACGGCCACATGGGGACCTGCTGACACAGCCCTGTGGGCAG AAGGATCCAGAGAACGTGGATTATGAGGATCTCTTCCTTTACTCCAATGCATTGACTGAGGAAGTCACCAGCCCCACCCATGGCCCCAGCAAACATCAGAACCCTTCCTCCTGTTCCACGGTTGCACCTGAGGAG ACCTCAGGAAGGCCCATCCTGCTCCATCGGCCAAAGGGAAGGAGGCCATCGGCAAAGACAAGCAGAGACCCCAAGGAAGAGGCCACTTCCTCCTGCCCCCCGAAAGCCCCCCTTGAGGAGGCCTGCCAGAAACTCTGGAGAAACTTCAGGATGCTCCCCGAGATGGGCAAGAGGGTCCAGCAGCAGCTGAAACCCCACTCGGCACCTGTGAACTTGTCATCGCTCTGGAATGCTGGGCCACCCGCACTGGCACACAGCTCAGGGGCCAGGCCAGGTGACACACACTGGGAAGACGACGTCTCCACAGCCCGCTTTGCGGCCACGTCCCTCACAAGTCCCGCACAGTCCCAGGATCTGAGAGACGGAGGTGACCCCTCCGGGAAGGCCTCAAGATTGGCCAGCGGGAGCAAGGTGACCCCGAGGGTCAGGAGTTGGCACCGAGTGGTAATGAGGGCCCTGTCCTCAAAAGCATCCAAACCGGAGACAGAAGGGTTGCCAGAAGCCCAGAGGGACTGGCTCCCTGAAGAGTACCTCACGCCGCCACCCTTTGCCCCTGGGTACTGTTAG
- the HSH2D gene encoding hematopoietic SH2 domain-containing protein isoform X2 — translation MNEAGKLPPPLPPRLDWFVQTQGCREFAGVTAAGIFSHQGQSQPRGLHSVLQCLRRAQSCCRHFMVKLLDDGSFMIPGEERVHASLHALVTFHQQRPIRPHGDLLTQPCGQKDPENVDYEDLFLYSNALTEEVTSPTHGPSKHQNPSSCSTVAPEETSGRPILLHRPKGRRPSAKTSRDPKEEATSSCPPKAPLEEACQKLWRNFRMLPEMGKRVQQQLKPHSAPVNLSSLWNAGPPALAHSSGARPGDTHWEDDVSTARFAATSLTSPAQSQDLRDGGDPSGKASRLASGSKVTPRVRSWHRVVMRALSSKASKPETEGLPEAQRDWLPEEYLTPPPFAPGYC, via the exons ATGAACGAAGCCGGAAAGCTGCCCCCGCCATTGCCCCCACGACTGGACTGGTTCGTGCAGACACAG GGATGCCGAGAGTTTGCTGGAGTCACAGCCGCTGGGATCTTTTCTCATCAGGGTCAGTCACAGCCACGTGGGCTACACTCTGTCCTACAA TGTCTCCGCAGAGCCCAAAGCTGCTGCCGCCACTTCATGGTGAAGCTGTTGGACGATGGGAGCTTCATGAtccctggggaggagagggtcCATGCCTCGCTGCACGCCCTGGTCACCTTCCACCAGCAGCGGCCTATACGGCCACATGGGGACCTGCTGACACAGCCCTGTGGGCAG AAGGATCCAGAGAACGTGGATTATGAGGATCTCTTCCTTTACTCCAATGCATTGACTGAGGAAGTCACCAGCCCCACCCATGGCCCCAGCAAACATCAGAACCCTTCCTCCTGTTCCACGGTTGCACCTGAGGAG ACCTCAGGAAGGCCCATCCTGCTCCATCGGCCAAAGGGAAGGAGGCCATCGGCAAAGACAAGCAGAGACCCCAAGGAAGAGGCCACTTCCTCCTGCCCCCCGAAAGCCCCCCTTGAGGAGGCCTGCCAGAAACTCTGGAGAAACTTCAGGATGCTCCCCGAGATGGGCAAGAGGGTCCAGCAGCAGCTGAAACCCCACTCGGCACCTGTGAACTTGTCATCGCTCTGGAATGCTGGGCCACCCGCACTGGCACACAGCTCAGGGGCCAGGCCAGGTGACACACACTGGGAAGACGACGTCTCCACAGCCCGCTTTGCGGCCACGTCCCTCACAAGTCCCGCACAGTCCCAGGATCTGAGAGACGGAGGTGACCCCTCCGGGAAGGCCTCAAGATTGGCCAGCGGGAGCAAGGTGACCCCGAGGGTCAGGAGTTGGCACCGAGTGGTAATGAGGGCCCTGTCCTCAAAAGCATCCAAACCGGAGACAGAAGGGTTGCCAGAAGCCCAGAGGGACTGGCTCCCTGAAGAGTACCTCACGCCGCCACCCTTTGCCCCTGGGTACTGTTAG
- the HSH2D gene encoding hematopoietic SH2 domain-containing protein isoform X3 has translation MVPWCHLKRGCREFAGVTAAGIFSHQGQSQPRGLHSVLQCLRRAQSCCRHFMVKLLDDGSFMIPGEERVHASLHALVTFHQQRPIRPHGDLLTQPCGQKDPENVDYEDLFLYSNALTEEVTSPTHGPSKHQNPSSCSTVAPEETSGRPILLHRPKGRRPSAKTSRDPKEEATSSCPPKAPLEEACQKLWRNFRMLPEMGKRVQQQLKPHSAPVNLSSLWNAGPPALAHSSGARPGDTHWEDDVSTARFAATSLTSPAQSQDLRDGGDPSGKASRLASGSKVTPRVRSWHRVVMRALSSKASKPETEGLPEAQRDWLPEEYLTPPPFAPGYC, from the exons ATGGTTCCATGGTGCCATCTCAAGAGA GGATGCCGAGAGTTTGCTGGAGTCACAGCCGCTGGGATCTTTTCTCATCAGGGTCAGTCACAGCCACGTGGGCTACACTCTGTCCTACAA TGTCTCCGCAGAGCCCAAAGCTGCTGCCGCCACTTCATGGTGAAGCTGTTGGACGATGGGAGCTTCATGAtccctggggaggagagggtcCATGCCTCGCTGCACGCCCTGGTCACCTTCCACCAGCAGCGGCCTATACGGCCACATGGGGACCTGCTGACACAGCCCTGTGGGCAG AAGGATCCAGAGAACGTGGATTATGAGGATCTCTTCCTTTACTCCAATGCATTGACTGAGGAAGTCACCAGCCCCACCCATGGCCCCAGCAAACATCAGAACCCTTCCTCCTGTTCCACGGTTGCACCTGAGGAG ACCTCAGGAAGGCCCATCCTGCTCCATCGGCCAAAGGGAAGGAGGCCATCGGCAAAGACAAGCAGAGACCCCAAGGAAGAGGCCACTTCCTCCTGCCCCCCGAAAGCCCCCCTTGAGGAGGCCTGCCAGAAACTCTGGAGAAACTTCAGGATGCTCCCCGAGATGGGCAAGAGGGTCCAGCAGCAGCTGAAACCCCACTCGGCACCTGTGAACTTGTCATCGCTCTGGAATGCTGGGCCACCCGCACTGGCACACAGCTCAGGGGCCAGGCCAGGTGACACACACTGGGAAGACGACGTCTCCACAGCCCGCTTTGCGGCCACGTCCCTCACAAGTCCCGCACAGTCCCAGGATCTGAGAGACGGAGGTGACCCCTCCGGGAAGGCCTCAAGATTGGCCAGCGGGAGCAAGGTGACCCCGAGGGTCAGGAGTTGGCACCGAGTGGTAATGAGGGCCCTGTCCTCAAAAGCATCCAAACCGGAGACAGAAGGGTTGCCAGAAGCCCAGAGGGACTGGCTCCCTGAAGAGTACCTCACGCCGCCACCCTTTGCCCCTGGGTACTGTTAG
- the CIB3 gene encoding LOW QUALITY PROTEIN: calcium and integrin-binding family member 3 (The sequence of the model RefSeq protein was modified relative to this genomic sequence to represent the inferred CDS: inserted 1 base in 1 codon), translating to MCSSLATRVAPRRPGASGACSRALAAAFTMGNKQTVFTHEQLEAYQDCTFFTRKEIMRVKSLALEVGNLGAESRVGSGLCRLFYRYQDLAPQLVPLDYTSCPDVKVPYELIGSMPELKDNPFRQRIAQVFSDDGDGHMTLDNFLDMFSVMSEMAPRDLKAYYAFKIYDFNDDGYICAWDLEQTVTKLTRGELSAEEVSLVCEKVLGEADGDHDGRLSLEDFQNMILRAPDFLSGQRVQLCLAVLGGIKXPHRRAESE from the exons ATGTGCAGCAGCCTGGCAACCCGTGTGGCCCCGAGGAGACCAGGGGCTTCGGGAGCTTGTTCCAGAGCCCTGGCAGCGGCCTTCACCATGGGCAACAAGCAGACAGTCTTCACTCATGAGCAGCTGGAAGCATATCAG GACTGCACCTTCTTCACAAGAAAGGAAATCATGAG GGTGAAGAGCCTGGCACTGGAGGTTGGGAACCTGGGGGCAGAGTCCAGAGTCGGCTCTGGGCTGTGCAG GCTTTTCTATCGCTACCAGGACCTGGCTCCCCAGCTTGTCCCCCTCGACTATACCAGCTGTCCTGATGTGAAGGTGCCCTACGAGCTTATCGGCAGCATGCCTGAGCTGAAG GACAACCCATTCCGCCAGAGGATTGCCCAGGTGTTCTCTGACGATGGGGACGGCCACATGACCTTGGACAATTTCCTGGACATGTTTTCCGTGATGAGCGAAATGGCTCCCCGTGACCTCAAAGCCTACTATGCTTTCAAAATTTATG ACTTCAACGACGACGGCTACATCTGTGCGTGGGACCTGGAGCAGACGGTGACCAAGCTGACACGGGGGGAGCTGAGCGCCGAGGAGGTGAGCCTGGTGTGTGAGAAGGTGCTGGGCGAGGCCGATGGGGATCACGATGGGCGGCTCTCCCTGGAAGACTTCCAGAACATGATCCTGCGGGCACCCGACTTCCTCAG TGGGCAGAGGGTACAACTGTGCTTGGCAGTCCTGGGCGGAATCA GCCCCCACCGGAGGGCTGAGAGCGAGTGA